The window GAGGAAACCGGCATCACCCACCTCGCCATCCGCGAACCTGAGGTGACCGGCTACGTCAGCTTCGGGGCGGAACCCCCGATCGATGGTCACGGCTTGGCCGGTCTGTTCCCCCCTGACCTGACCGGCTACCACGACGGCGCGCTGGTGCCGATGGCCGTCGCCCTGGAGTTGGTCCGGGCGATGCTGCGCGACAACGGTGCCTGGTGCCGGTTGCACGTGGAGGACCGCTTCTTCGTCCACGTCGGTTACGACCAGTACGTCTATGTCGGCAGCGCGTTACCGTGCCCACACGCGGTGGCGCTCACCCACCACCGAGGGCTCTTCGCCGAACCGATCAACCAGTCGCCGTACGACCCACAACTCGATGAGGACGATGTTGGTCGGCGCCCCGCCGACGCGGCATTCTGGGCCGAACTGGATGCCCTCATCATCGAGCGAGGCGCGGTGGTGTTGGAGGAGCGCTATGTCTCCAACGCCTCACGCTGGCACCGGATAACACCTGATGAGGTCACCGCAATACGGGCCCGCCTCGCCCCCCGGGTGCGGCTGCTGGTCTGGCCCGACCTGTCGACAGACGTGGAAGCGGCCCTTGCCGGCCTTCCCGACGATGGCTTCGCTGAGATCGTCTGGCAGAACTCTCAGGGGCACATCACCAGCCTGACGGTCGACGAATCCAACAGTCCGGCACTACCGGCCATACTGGCCGCTGCCCGCGCGATGATGATTCTTTCCGGTTGGGCGGACGAGCGTGAACCGCTGATGACCGCCGTGCTGCCCGATCCCGATGGTGTGCTCCGCGCACGATGGACGCCCTGACGCCGGCAGATCAGTCGCCCTCCCCGCCGGGGAGCCCATGGCCATCGCGTGCTGGGCAGTGCTGGGTGCCCGTCCCGCGCCGGAGTCAGCGGCTCACGGCAGTCTCCCGCTCCACCCGCGACAGCTTCTCGGGATTGCGTACGTAGTAGAGCCCGGTGATCAAGCCGTCCTCGACCCGCAGCGCCATGACGCCGTCGATCTCCCCGTTGAGCCGGACGAGCAGCGCCGGGCCGCCGTTGACCTGCACCGGCTCGAACGACATCGCGGCGCCGACCTTGTTCCAGCCGGCGGCGAACACGCGAGTCACCCTGTCGGCCCCCACGATGGGCCGCAGCAGGGCCTGCTTGATTCCGCCACCGTCACTCAACGCGACGACATCGGGGGCGAGGATGTCGAGCAGGCTCTGCAGATCGCCCGTTTCGACCGCCCGTCGGAACGCCTCGAAGGCCCCCCGGGTCTCGACGGGGGAAACGACCCCGCGCGGGCGGCGCGCCGCGACGTGGGACCGCGCCCGGTGGGCGATCTGGCGGACCGCGACCGCGCTCTTGTCGACAGCTTCGGCGATCTCGTCGTAGGCCAGATCGAACACCTCGCGCAGCACGAACACCGCCCGCTCGGTCGGCGTGAGCGTCTCCAGCACCAGCAGCATCGCCATCGAGACGCTCTCGGCCAGCTCGACGTCCTCGGCCACGTCGGGTGCGGTCAGCAGCGGCTCGGGCAGCCAGGGGCCGACGTAGGACTCCTTGCGCCGGCCGAGCGTACGCAGCCGCATGAGCGCCTGCCGGGTGGTGATCTTGACCAGGTACGCGCGCTGGTCCAGCACCGTGCCGAGATCGACGCCCGCCCACCGCATCCAGGTCTCCTGCAGGACGTCCTCGGCGTCGGCAGCCGAGCCGAGCATCTCGTAGGCGACCGTGAAGAGCAGGTTGCGGTGGGCGACGAACGCCTCGGTGGCGGGATCCGGGTGGCCGTTCTCGTTCTCGCCCCAGCCGCGACCTCTGCCGTGGTCCGCAACGCTGGCCATGGATGACTCCTGTCTGTCGGATCTCGACCGGGTCTCACCCACAAGATGCCAGGCCCTGCCGTTCTGTGACACCACGACGGCAAGAGGGTGGCGCCAACGCAGGCAAGATCGCGAAGTGCCACCCGCCTCCACCGCCAGGCACTACGACGAGGACCAGCTCGCCGCCTTGGTGTGCCTGATCGCCTTCATCAACGCCGCCGACCGCCTCAACGTCATCACCCAGCAGCCCGCCGGCGACTACCAGCCCGGCCGGCACGGATGACGGGCAGGACCTGGCCGGATGCCGCCTCGCACCAGCACGGCCCAGGTGACGCCGGCAGCTAGCGGCACCTCAGCGTGAGCCGGGCGACCCTGCCCCGCTCGCCGGACGCCCAGCACGACAGGTCCTTCGTGCACGACACCGTGTCGAACGAGCCACCGTCGAACGTCTGCCACGCCTTCCCGCCCGTGTACGTCACGTCGCTCCCCGAAGGGCCGACGGCGATCGCTGCGAACGGCAGGTACGGCACCCACGTCACCCCGGACCGGTAGGCCGGTGGCGGCGTCGTGGCGGCCTGCCAGGTGTCGCCGCCGTCCCCGGTGACCGCCCCGGCGCTCGGAGACTGCTGGTCCGGCCGGTAGTCGCCGCCCACCGCGACGCCCTGCCGGCGATCACGGAAGGCCAGCGCGAACACCCCGCGCGCCGGATCGCCCGCCGGGATCGGGGTGTCGGCCACAGTCCAGGTGCGGCCGCGGTCGCCGGAGTGGAACACGCGTGAGCGCTCCGCCCCGCCGCCGGCCAGCCAGACGTCCCTCCCTCCCGCCGTGACCAGGCACTGGCCGCTCGCCGCGAACCCGGCCTCGCCGGGCAGCGCCTCCGGCATGCCGTCCGACGGCAGCACCCGCCAGCTCCGGCCGCCGTCCTCGGTGGCGAGGATCCGGAACCTCCCGTCCACCGGGTCGCTCATCGCCAGCCCGTGACGCCGGTCGAAGAACGCCAGGCAGTCGTAGAAGGCCCTCGGCTCGTCGTTCCGGAACGTCTCGGTCCAGGTGCGGCCCGCGTCCTCGGTTCGGTAGACCCGGGAGTCGGTCCCTTCGCCGATCGAGAGCACCACGGCCCGGCGCGAGTCGAACGCCTCCACGTCGCGGAACTGCAACGCGCCCGTGTCCGGCGGCGAGACGTTCTTCCAGGTACGCCCGCCGTCCTCGGTGCGTAGCACGGTGCCCTCGGAACCCGAGGCCCACACCACGTCACGGCTCACCGGCGACAGCCCGCGCAGCCGCGCCGTCACCCCGGTCTCCTTGAGCTCCCAGCCGAGCGCGGGCACGTCGGCGTGGGCGGGCAGCGGGGCGGCGAGCACGCACGCCGCGAGCGCGCTGAACACGAGTCGAAGCCTCATGCCGGGCAAACTAACCCAAAAGATCAAGACCGTCCATGGTCCGGTCGCCGCGGAGGCCGGACTCTCCCGCCGGCCGGTGTTCGGGATTCGGGCGGCTACCGATTCCGGGCGAGCCGGTTGCGGTAGTCGCGCGGCGGCAGGCCGTACTCCTGCCTGAACGCCCGGCTGAAGTGGAACGGGCTGACGAAACCCGAGGCCGCCGCGACCTGGCCGATGTCCATGTCCGTCACCTCCAGGAGCCGGGCCGCGTGCCGGACCCGCGCCTGCCGTACGGCTCGCATGGGTGGGCAGCCCACCTCGGACGTGAACAGGTGCGCGAAGCGGGAGGAGGAGAGGGCGACGGCGCGGGCCAGCGAGGCGACCGAGTGGGGCGCGCCCGGTTCGGCGGCGATCAGCGCGAGGGCACGGCGGACCCGGGCGTCGCCCCCGTCGCCCCCGTCGCCGGACCTGCGGGCGGAGGCGGTGGCCAGGACCAGCACCTCCTCGATCGCCCCGAGCACCAGCTCCCGGGCGGGCCCCGACGCGGCCACGGCGGGCCCGAGCTCTCCGCTCGCGGAGGGGGGCTCGGGGACGGGTGCGGGCCGGAGCGGGTGGTCGTCTGCGGGCGAGATCCAGCGGGCGTCCCGCAGCGCGCGGTGGAACACCCCGTCGATACGGTCGTGCAGGGCGCCGGGCACCCCGCCGACCAGGTGGCAGCCGGCAGCCCGCGCGTACGGGCCGAGCCGGCCGGACCAGGACGGGCGAGGCTGGAAGTGGACCCACCAGAAGCGCCACCGGTCCCTGCCGGGGGCGACCCGGTACTCCTGGGCCGCGCCGGACGCCAGCACCACCAGGTCGCCGGGCCCCGCGGTGAACGACGCCCCCGCCTGCTCGACCAGCCCCGCCCCCGACTGCGTCCACATGAGGAGCCAGCTGGGCCAACCGGAGGAGCGGCGGGTGGCGTAGCCGGGCGTCTTGTCGAAGTGGCCCACGATGATCAGCTCGGCAGCAGGAACAGACAGGTCCTCAGCGGTCACAGGCATACCTTTCGCCGGCCCGGCTTCCTAGCGTGAAGAGCATGAGACTCAACGACTTCCATGATCAGGGGTATGTCCTGGTGCCCGGGCTCCTGGCTCCCCGCGAGGTGGCCGAGCTGCGCGAGGAGTTCATGGCCCTGCACGCCGGAGGCCTCATCCCCGGGCACTTCACGCCCAGACCGCAGGAACCCGGCCTGCCGTACGACATCCTGCGCGACTACCCCCGGATCATGCACCCCCACCTGGTGAATGACCTCGCGCTGCGCTACCTCCTCGACGCGCGGATCGCGGCGATCCTGCGGGAGCTGCTGGGCGAGGAGCCGATAGCAGCCCAGAGCATGTTCTACTTCAAGCCGCCCGGCGCGCGCGGGCAGGCGCTGCACCAGGACAACTTCTACCTCCGGGTCGAGCCGGGCACGTGCGTGGCCGCGTGGGTCGCGCTCGACCGGGTGGACCGGGCGAACGGTGGGCTGGAGGTGGTGCCCGGGACGCACCTGATGGACCTGTTCTGCCCGGAAGAGGCCGACCTCGGCATCTCCTTTACCCGCGAGTACGTCCCGCCGCCGCCTGGCCTCGACCGGGTGCCGGTCGACATGGACCCCGGTGACGTGCTGTTCTTCAACGGCAGCCTGGTGCACGGGTCCGAGCCGAACGCCACGGCCGACCGGTTCAGGCGCAGCTTCATCTGCCACTACGCCGGGCGCTCCGCCCAACGGATCTCCGAGCACTACCCGACGCTCACGATGTCGGGCCTGCCCGTCACGCTGGAGCTCGCCACCGGCGGCGGTCCTTGCGGAACGGAGGCCGCGGGCCCGCACTGAGCCGCCCGAACGGGGCGGCTCAGCCGCCGGACATCTCCGGCCGAGTTGCGCTGCTGCATGGCGGTCGCCAACCAGTCGACGGGCACCGCTTGGTCCATCTCGTCGAGAACGGCGAGTTCGTCATCTGCAGGCTCGCCATCACTGCGAGCAGGCGGCGCCGGCGTCCAGGAAGGGGCCGAGTTCTTCCACCACCGTCGTCAGGGCGCGGACGTCTCGTTCGGCGCGGGCGATCAGGATCGCGCCCTCCAGTGAGCTGATCATGAGCGTCGCCAGCGACCGCGTCCGCCCGGCCGGGATGCCCATGTCGGCCAGCGCCTCGGCGACCGGGCCGGTCCACCGGGCGAACGCGGCCGCGGCGGCGGCGCGGGTGGACTCGGCGGAGTCCGCGCGGTCCACCGTCGCCGCCGCGACCGGGCAGCCTCCGGCCGCGAACCCGGTCCGGTCGAACTCGTCGATCCACTGGCCCGCCATCGCGGCGAACAGCCGGCTCGGCGACGGCTCCGCCATCTCGGCCAGGAAGCGGTCGACGCGCCGAGCGGCGTAGCGGCCGGCCCACTCCACGGCCTCGTTGACGAGTTGCTCCTTGCCTCCGGGGAAGTAGTGCTGGACGGACCCCCGCGGCGCTCCGGCGTGCGCCACCACGTCCCGTACGCCGGTCGCCGCGACCCCGTCGCGCCGGATGAGCTGGGCGGCGCTGAAGACCATCCGCTCCCGGGGGCCGCGCTCGGAGCCCGTCATCTCACCCTCCGCCCGTCCGCGGCCGGATGTCCATCATGACGCTTGTCATAGTCCCGGTCTATCATGACAACTGTCATAGCAGCCTGGAGGTGGCCATGGATGTCGGTTTCGTCGGCCTCGGCGTCATGGGACAGCCCATGGCGCTCAACCTGGCCCGTGCCGGGACACCGCTCGTCGTGTGGAACCGCACCGCCGAACGCTGCGAGCCGCTGCGCGCGGCCGGCGCCACTGTCGCGGCCGATCCCGCGGAGGTGTTCCGGCGGGCCGGCGTCGTGATCCTCATGCTGGCCGACGACACGGCGGTCGACTCCGTCCTCGGCCGGGACACCCCCGGCTTCGCGGCCAACGTCGCCCGGCGCACCGTCGTGCACATGGGCACGACGTCGCCCGGCTACTCCCGCCGGCTCGAAGCCGACGTCCGGGCGGCCGGCGGCCGCTACGTCGAGGCTCCCGTGTCGGGATCCCGCGCCCCCGCCGAAGCCGGGCGGCTGGTGGCGCTGCTGGCCGGGGACGAAGCGGCCGTGGCGGAGGTGCGCCCGCTGCTCGGGCCGATGTGCCACCAGACGTTCGCCTGCGGGCAGGTGCCCGACGCGCTGCTGATGAAGCTGTCGGTGAACCTGTTCCTCATCACCCTGGTGACCGGCCTGACCGAGGCGTTCCACTTCGCCGACCGGCACGGGCTCGACCGGCGGCTGTTCCTCGACGTCCTCGACGCCGGCCCGATGGCCAGCGGCGTCTCCCGGATGAAGGCGTCCAAGCTGCTCGATCGCGACTTCGCCGTCCAGGCCGCGGCCCTCGACGTCCTCAAGAACAACCGGCTGATCGCCGAGGCGGCCCGGGCGTCGCACGTGGCGTCGCCGCTGCTGGACGTCTGTCACGCCCTGTTCGGCGAGACCGTGGCCCTCGGGCACGGCGGGTCCGACATGGTGGCCGTCCTGCACGCGATCGAGGCCCGCGACGCCGGCTGAACCCGGGGACGTCAGGCCAGTTCGAGGCGGGCCAGCTCGCGACGGGAGCGGATGCCGAGCTTGCGGAAGGCCCGGTAGAGGTGGTGTTCGACGGTCCGCGGGCTGAGGAAGAGCTGCGCGGCGATCTCCCGGCTGGTGCCGCCGCCGGCCGCCAGCCGGACGACCTGGAGCTCCTGGCTGGTGAGCCGGTCCGCCGGGTTCGCGGCCGTGGGCTCGGCCTGGACCAGCGACTCGCCGGTGGCCTTCAGCTCGGTCCGGGCGCGTTCCAGCCAGGGCCGCGCGCGGAGCCGTTCGAAGGTCTTCAGTGCCGACCTGAGCGGCACCCGCGCGTCGCTGCGGCGCCGGGCGCGGCGCAGCCACTCGCCGTGGAGCAGCTCGGTGCGCGCCCGCTCGAACGGCCTGCCGGCGTCCTCGTGCGCGCGCAGGGCGCGCAGGTAGTCGTCCTCGTCGTCGGTCAGCAGCGCCCGGCCACGCGCGGCGAGCGCGTGCGCCCACGGCTGCCCGCCCGCCCCCGCCCACGCCTCCAGCCGGCGCAGCGGCTCCTCGGCCCGGTCCGGCTCGCCCAGCCGCACGGCCGCCTCCACCTGGTCGGCCGCCGCCGCGACCAGCCCGGTGGCGTACCGCAGCGGACTCCGGCCGGCCGCCTCCAGCCGCTCCAGCGCCGCCTCGTGGCGGCCCAGCCCCAGGTCGAGCAGGCTGAGCGCCGCGAGACCTGCCATGCCGCCGGTGTCGGGCTCGTCGGCCGAGAGACGTACGCAGCGCTCCTCGTCACCCTCGATGGCGGCGACCCTGGCCAGCACGGAGTTGAGCCGCGCCATCCGCTGGTCCAGCCCCGTGTCGCGGACGATCCGGACGGCCTCGGCCACGGACGCCTCGGCGTCGCGGTGCCGCCCGGCCTGCACCTGCGCCCCGGCCAGGTCCTGCAGCGCCTGCGGCAGCGCGCCGACGAGGCCGTGCCTGCGGCCACGCGTCACCTGCGCCTCGGCCAGCTCGGCGGCCACCGCGTCGGCGCCGAGGATCATGGCGCAGAAGGTGCCCCACGTCATGGTGAGATCGTCGGCCGGCTCCGCCGAGCCGTGCAGGAAGTCGGGCACCGCACGGAGCGCGCCCTCGACGAACTCCGCCAGCAACGGCAGCCCTCGCGCGTAGTCCTCGTCCACGAGGTACGCCATCCCCAGCGCCATCGGATCGAGCCGGCCCATCGCGCGCAGCCGCTCGGCCGCGTCCCGGATCGCCTCCCGGTCACCGCTGAACCACCCGTACCCGGCGCTGGTGCGCAGCATCGCCGCCGCCGCGTCCGGGTCCGCGTGCGCCGACCGTTCGACGAGCAGCCGGGCCGCGAGCCGCCGCTCGCCCAGCTCGAACTCCACCGACGCCCGCACCGGCGCCAGCCGGGCGGCCGACTCCGGGTCGTCCACCAGCCGCTCCGCCTCCTCGGCCAGCTCCGCCGCCTGCGCTGTGAGCCCGGCGGACAGCGCGAGCGAGGCCGCCTCGCCCAGCCGGGCCGCCCGGACGCGCACGTCGGGCGTGACGTTCGCGGCCTGCTCGTACAGCCCGGCCGCGGCTGCGTACGCGGTGCGGGCCCGGTCCCGTTCGGCGACGCGGACGATCTCCGCGGCGACGTCCTCGTCGACCGACGTGGTCGCGACGGCGAGATGCCGGGCCCGGCAGGTGTCATCGGTCGCCGCCCCGGCCAGCGCCCGGTGCACGGCGACGCGCCGCGCCAGGGGTGCCGCCTGGTACGCGGCCGTGCCGACCAGCGGGTGCCGGAAGGTGACGACGTTCCCGGTGACCTGGACCAGCCCGGCCTTCTCGGCCTCCTCCAGGTCCTCCAGCCCCACTCCCAGCGCCGTGGCGGCGCCCAGCAGCGTCGTCAGGTGGCCGCGGCCCTCGGCTGCGACCGTCACCATCATCAGCCGGGTCCTGTCCGGCAACTGCCCGATCCGCGAGCGGAATGAGGCGAGCACCTGGTCCGGCACCGGCATCGGCCCGGCACCGGAGTGGTAGCGGCGCTGCGCCGCGGCGAACTCGATCAACGCCAGCGGGTTGCCCGCCGACTCCTCGATCACCTGCTCCCGCGAGGCCGGGGTGAGCCCGCGCTGCTCCAGCAGCAGCGCCGAGTCCTCCGGTGACAGCCTCGACGGCCGCAGCTCCGGCAGCCCGGTCGGGGCGAAGCCCTCCTCCCGCGTGGCGAACAGCATCGCCACCCCTTCGGCGGTCAGCCTGCGCGCGGCGAACAGCAACGCGTCGGCGCTCGCCTGGTCCAGCCACTGCGCGTCGTCCACCAGGCAGAGCAGCGGACCGTCGTCGGCCACCTCCGCCAGCAGCGTCAGCACCGCCAGCCCCGACAGGAACCGGTCGCGCCCGGCTCGTTCCGCCCAGCCGAGCACCGCGCGCAGCGTGTCGGCCTGCGGTCCGGGCAGCGCGCCGAGCCGCTCCTGCACCGGCCAGACCAG is drawn from Nonomuraea muscovyensis and contains these coding sequences:
- a CDS encoding phytanoyl-CoA dioxygenase family protein; translated protein: MRLNDFHDQGYVLVPGLLAPREVAELREEFMALHAGGLIPGHFTPRPQEPGLPYDILRDYPRIMHPHLVNDLALRYLLDARIAAILRELLGEEPIAAQSMFYFKPPGARGQALHQDNFYLRVEPGTCVAAWVALDRVDRANGGLEVVPGTHLMDLFCPEEADLGISFTREYVPPPPGLDRVPVDMDPGDVLFFNGSLVHGSEPNATADRFRRSFICHYAGRSAQRISEHYPTLTMSGLPVTLELATGGGPCGTEAAGPH
- a CDS encoding NAD(P)-dependent oxidoreductase encodes the protein MDVGFVGLGVMGQPMALNLARAGTPLVVWNRTAERCEPLRAAGATVAADPAEVFRRAGVVILMLADDTAVDSVLGRDTPGFAANVARRTVVHMGTTSPGYSRRLEADVRAAGGRYVEAPVSGSRAPAEAGRLVALLAGDEAAVAEVRPLLGPMCHQTFACGQVPDALLMKLSVNLFLITLVTGLTEAFHFADRHGLDRRLFLDVLDAGPMASGVSRMKASKLLDRDFAVQAAALDVLKNNRLIAEAARASHVASPLLDVCHALFGETVALGHGGSDMVAVLHAIEARDAG
- a CDS encoding ATP-binding protein → MYVATEAGALVLYGRASEQAAIRDLVDTARAGRSGGLVLRGEPGIGKSALLAWSAEHAEGAGLRTLRVTGIEAEADLAFAGLVQLVWPVQERLGALPGPQADTLRAVLGWAERAGRDRFLSGLAVLTLLAEVADDGPLLCLVDDAQWLDQASADALLFAARRLTAEGVAMLFATREEGFAPTGLPELRPSRLSPEDSALLLEQRGLTPASREQVIEESAGNPLALIEFAAAQRRYHSGAGPMPVPDQVLASFRSRIGQLPDRTRLMMVTVAAEGRGHLTTLLGAATALGVGLEDLEEAEKAGLVQVTGNVVTFRHPLVGTAAYQAAPLARRVAVHRALAGAATDDTCRARHLAVATTSVDEDVAAEIVRVAERDRARTAYAAAAGLYEQAANVTPDVRVRAARLGEAASLALSAGLTAQAAELAEEAERLVDDPESAARLAPVRASVEFELGERRLAARLLVERSAHADPDAAAAMLRTSAGYGWFSGDREAIRDAAERLRAMGRLDPMALGMAYLVDEDYARGLPLLAEFVEGALRAVPDFLHGSAEPADDLTMTWGTFCAMILGADAVAAELAEAQVTRGRRHGLVGALPQALQDLAGAQVQAGRHRDAEASVAEAVRIVRDTGLDQRMARLNSVLARVAAIEGDEERCVRLSADEPDTGGMAGLAALSLLDLGLGRHEAALERLEAAGRSPLRYATGLVAAAADQVEAAVRLGEPDRAEEPLRRLEAWAGAGGQPWAHALAARGRALLTDDEDDYLRALRAHEDAGRPFERARTELLHGEWLRRARRRSDARVPLRSALKTFERLRARPWLERARTELKATGESLVQAEPTAANPADRLTSQELQVVRLAAGGGTSREIAAQLFLSPRTVEHHLYRAFRKLGIRSRRELARLELA
- a CDS encoding RNA polymerase sigma-70 factor; the protein is MASVADHGRGRGWGENENGHPDPATEAFVAHRNLLFTVAYEMLGSAADAEDVLQETWMRWAGVDLGTVLDQRAYLVKITTRQALMRLRTLGRRKESYVGPWLPEPLLTAPDVAEDVELAESVSMAMLLVLETLTPTERAVFVLREVFDLAYDEIAEAVDKSAVAVRQIAHRARSHVAARRPRGVVSPVETRGAFEAFRRAVETGDLQSLLDILAPDVVALSDGGGIKQALLRPIVGADRVTRVFAAGWNKVGAAMSFEPVQVNGGPALLVRLNGEIDGVMALRVEDGLITGLYYVRNPEKLSRVERETAVSR
- a CDS encoding AraC family transcriptional regulator; its protein translation is MTAEDLSVPAAELIIVGHFDKTPGYATRRSSGWPSWLLMWTQSGAGLVEQAGASFTAGPGDLVVLASGAAQEYRVAPGRDRWRFWWVHFQPRPSWSGRLGPYARAAGCHLVGGVPGALHDRIDGVFHRALRDARWISPADDHPLRPAPVPEPPSASGELGPAVAASGPARELVLGAIEEVLVLATASARRSGDGGDGGDARVRRALALIAAEPGAPHSVASLARAVALSSSRFAHLFTSEVGCPPMRAVRQARVRHAARLLEVTDMDIGQVAAASGFVSPFHFSRAFRQEYGLPPRDYRNRLARNR
- a CDS encoding TetR/AcrR family transcriptional regulator, with the translated sequence MTGSERGPRERMVFSAAQLIRRDGVAATGVRDVVAHAGAPRGSVQHYFPGGKEQLVNEAVEWAGRYAARRVDRFLAEMAEPSPSRLFAAMAGQWIDEFDRTGFAAGGCPVAAATVDRADSAESTRAAAAAAFARWTGPVAEALADMGIPAGRTRSLATLMISSLEGAILIARAERDVRALTTVVEELGPFLDAGAACSQ
- a CDS encoding WD40/YVTN/BNR-like repeat-containing protein, with the protein product MRLRLVFSALAACVLAAPLPAHADVPALGWELKETGVTARLRGLSPVSRDVVWASGSEGTVLRTEDGGRTWKNVSPPDTGALQFRDVEAFDSRRAVVLSIGEGTDSRVYRTEDAGRTWTETFRNDEPRAFYDCLAFFDRRHGLAMSDPVDGRFRILATEDGGRSWRVLPSDGMPEALPGEAGFAASGQCLVTAGGRDVWLAGGGAERSRVFHSGDRGRTWTVADTPIPAGDPARGVFALAFRDRRQGVAVGGDYRPDQQSPSAGAVTGDGGDTWQAATTPPPAYRSGVTWVPYLPFAAIAVGPSGSDVTYTGGKAWQTFDGGSFDTVSCTKDLSCWASGERGRVARLTLRCR
- a CDS encoding RNA-binding protein — encoded protein: MNVPMAGTGSPASSPQAHASGGGADKVLHVYRITKYDPADRDEQGSYVGPEDVYSDHGPVEAAYLAAVAAFAEETGITHLAIREPEVTGYVSFGAEPPIDGHGLAGLFPPDLTGYHDGALVPMAVALELVRAMLRDNGAWCRLHVEDRFFVHVGYDQYVYVGSALPCPHAVALTHHRGLFAEPINQSPYDPQLDEDDVGRRPADAAFWAELDALIIERGAVVLEERYVSNASRWHRITPDEVTAIRARLAPRVRLLVWPDLSTDVEAALAGLPDDGFAEIVWQNSQGHITSLTVDESNSPALPAILAAARAMMILSGWADEREPLMTAVLPDPDGVLRARWTP